The following are from one region of the Capsicum annuum cultivar UCD-10X-F1 chromosome 1, UCD10Xv1.1, whole genome shotgun sequence genome:
- the LOC107876476 gene encoding uncharacterized protein LOC107876476 isoform X2 gives MDLKYGRGTCNHSRTDAVVTKSITEASSPITFLQDSKHESQSTTGPDSILNGTVSGSSKSSELSGSTFSSSSGYSSDDFILMNPKIASNSIASTVAPSKFPPYAKPLSQEDYNDLKVNTSTSSTSQVSDTTDESLSPTVSLTKSPSIQVMERQGGYDLNRVPSSIFGSKSSTPNEWSAASDESLFSINVSLARDHGDHLKSGELPRGVELDRYEEISKSGKLISFRHSPAVKEEHTEKSSDTKKSVLDGNNLFVGGSRHKLIKKEQDSEEEIKLRGNKDYSTAIVHSEGNRGFRDSYNAIHISNEKESPPNLFAMFITKKRSPDGDCASIPVVAASVAALDGQAVPVSAQVASLVSGQTGNVALVSGQAGNVALVSG, from the exons ATGGACCTTAAATATGGACGTGGAACCTGTAATCATTCTCGAACAGATGCAGTGGTTACCAAAAGTATAACTGAGGCCAGTTCACCAATAACCTTTCTCCAGGATTCTAAACACGAGAGTCAAAGTACAACAGGCCCGGATTCTATCTTAAATGGAACTGTTTCAGGGTCAAGTAAAAGTTCAGAACTTTCCGGTTCCACGTTTTCATCCTCGTCTGGTTATTCCTCAGATGATTTCATACTAATGAATCCAAAAATAGCATCCAACTCTATCGCATCAACTGTAGCACCTTCTAAATTTCCTCCCTATGCCAAGCCTTTATCTCAAGAGGACTACAATGATTTGAAAGTGAATACATCAACAAGTTCCACCTCGCAGGTTTCAGACACCACTGATGAATCTTTATCGCCAACCGTATCACTTACAAAATCTCCTTCTATCCAAGTGATGGAAAGGCAGGGAGGTTATGATCTCAACAGAGTTCCATCTTCGATTTTTGGAAGTAAATCCTCAACACCTAATGAATGGAGTGCTGCCTCTGATGAGTCACTATTTAGTATCAACGTCAGTCTTGCGAGGGATCATGGAGATCACTTGAAGTCAGGGGAACTACCCAGGGGTGTGGAATTGGACAGATATGAAGAAATTAGTAAGTCTGGAAAGCTAATTAGCTTTAGGCACTCACCAGCTGTAAAAGAAGAACATACGGAAAAGAGTTCTGATACAAAAAAGAGTGTGCTTGATGGAAACAACCTTTTTGTTGGAGGAAGTCGGCATAAACTAATTAAGAAAGAACAAGATTCTGAAGAGGAAATAAAATTAAGAGGGAACAAAGACTATTCAACTGCGATTGTCCATTCCGAAGGGAACAGAGGGTTTAGAGACTCCTACAATGCTATTCACATTTCCAATG AGAAAGAAAGTCCACCGAACCTTTTCGCGATGTTTATTACAAAAAAAAGAAGTCCAGATGGCGATTGTGCTTCTATTCCTGTTGTAGCTGCGTCTGTTGCTGCTCTGGATGGCCAAGCTGTTCCTGTAAGTGCTCAGGTTGCTTCTCTTGTAAGTGGTCAAACTGGAAATGTTGCTCTTGTAAGTGGTCAAGCTGGAAATGTTGCTCTTGTCAGTGGTTAA
- the LOC107876476 gene encoding uncharacterized protein LOC107876476 isoform X1 — protein sequence MDLKYGRGTCNHSRTDAVVTKSITEASSPITFLQDSKHESQSTTGPDSILNGTVSGSSKSSELSGSTFSSSSGYSSDDFILMNPKIASNSIASTVAPSKFPPYAKPLSQEDYNDLKVNTSTSSTSQVSDTTDESLSPTVSLTKSPSIQVMERQGGYDLNRVPSSIFGSKSSTPNEWSAASDESLFSINVSLARDHGDHLKSGELPRGVELDRYEEISKSGKLISFRHSPAVKEEHTEKSSDTKKSVLDGNNLFVGGSRHKLIKKEQDSEEEIKLRGNKDYSTAIVHSEGNRGFRDSYNAIHISNGNDKSLAFPTERKSTEPFRDVYYKKKKSRWRLCFYSCCSCVCCCSGWPSCSCKCSGCFSCKWSNWKCCSCKWSSWKCCSCQWLSRICCSCKWSSWKCCSCKWSSWKCCSCKWLRWSSCCHKWSSKHGFCCK from the exons ATGGACCTTAAATATGGACGTGGAACCTGTAATCATTCTCGAACAGATGCAGTGGTTACCAAAAGTATAACTGAGGCCAGTTCACCAATAACCTTTCTCCAGGATTCTAAACACGAGAGTCAAAGTACAACAGGCCCGGATTCTATCTTAAATGGAACTGTTTCAGGGTCAAGTAAAAGTTCAGAACTTTCCGGTTCCACGTTTTCATCCTCGTCTGGTTATTCCTCAGATGATTTCATACTAATGAATCCAAAAATAGCATCCAACTCTATCGCATCAACTGTAGCACCTTCTAAATTTCCTCCCTATGCCAAGCCTTTATCTCAAGAGGACTACAATGATTTGAAAGTGAATACATCAACAAGTTCCACCTCGCAGGTTTCAGACACCACTGATGAATCTTTATCGCCAACCGTATCACTTACAAAATCTCCTTCTATCCAAGTGATGGAAAGGCAGGGAGGTTATGATCTCAACAGAGTTCCATCTTCGATTTTTGGAAGTAAATCCTCAACACCTAATGAATGGAGTGCTGCCTCTGATGAGTCACTATTTAGTATCAACGTCAGTCTTGCGAGGGATCATGGAGATCACTTGAAGTCAGGGGAACTACCCAGGGGTGTGGAATTGGACAGATATGAAGAAATTAGTAAGTCTGGAAAGCTAATTAGCTTTAGGCACTCACCAGCTGTAAAAGAAGAACATACGGAAAAGAGTTCTGATACAAAAAAGAGTGTGCTTGATGGAAACAACCTTTTTGTTGGAGGAAGTCGGCATAAACTAATTAAGAAAGAACAAGATTCTGAAGAGGAAATAAAATTAAGAGGGAACAAAGACTATTCAACTGCGATTGTCCATTCCGAAGGGAACAGAGGGTTTAGAGACTCCTACAATGCTATTCACATTTCCAATGGTAATGATAAGTCCTTAGCTTTTCCAAC AGAAAGAAAGTCCACCGAACCTTTTCGCGATGTTTATTACAAAAAAAAGAAGTCCAGATGGCGATTGTGCTTCTATTCCTGTTGTAGCTGCGTCTGTTGCTGCTCTGGATGGCCAAGCTGTTCCTGTAAGTGCTCAGGTTGCTTCTCTTGTAAGTGGTCAAACTGGAAATGTTGCTCTTGTAAGTGGTCAAGCTGGAAATGTTGCTCTTGTCAGTGGTTAAGCCGGATATGTTGCTCTTGTAAGTGGTCAAGTTGGAAATGTTGTTCCTGTAAGTGGTCAAGCTGGAAATGTTGCTCTTGTAAGTGGTTAAGATGGTCTTCTTGTTGCCATAAGTGGTCAAGTAAACATGGCTTCTGCTGCAAATGA